In a single window of the Leisingera daeponensis DSM 23529 genome:
- a CDS encoding HK97 family phage prohead protease, with protein MQGTPQLEHKFARFGEDLSLRDATEIKGYASLFGQTDQGGDVVVRGAYAASLKALKDQGRTVKMLWQHDPHQPIGVWDEVREDARGLYVKGRILTATPKGAEAAALIAAGAIDGLSIGYRTQKATRAQDGTRRLTQVDLWEVSLVTFPMLPAARVAAKSAAADAQAEALRALAKGLRQITHDLKAGQ; from the coding sequence ATGCAGGGAACACCCCAGCTGGAACATAAATTCGCACGCTTCGGCGAGGATCTCTCGCTGCGTGACGCAACAGAGATCAAGGGCTACGCCAGCCTGTTCGGCCAGACCGATCAAGGCGGCGACGTGGTCGTGCGCGGCGCCTATGCGGCCTCCCTGAAAGCCCTCAAGGATCAGGGCCGGACCGTCAAGATGCTGTGGCAGCACGACCCCCACCAGCCCATCGGCGTCTGGGACGAGGTGCGCGAGGATGCCCGCGGCCTTTACGTAAAGGGCCGCATCCTCACCGCCACGCCGAAAGGCGCCGAGGCTGCCGCGCTGATCGCGGCGGGCGCCATCGACGGCCTCTCCATCGGCTACCGCACCCAAAAGGCCACCCGCGCCCAGGACGGCACCCGCCGCCTGACCCAGGTGGACCTGTGGGAGGTGTCGCTGGTCACCTTCCCGATGCTGCCCGCAGCCCGTGTGGCGGCCAAATCCGCCGCCGCAGATGCCCAAGCCGAAGCGCTGCGCGCCTTGGCCAAGGGGCTGCGGCAGATCACCCATGACCTCAAGGCAGGACAATGA
- a CDS encoding GTA head formation protein, RCAP_rcc01685 family translates to MTEHPMRAFDCSPGLRLSAHERVAQIQNDAVNRRLDRIEQMMERLEKRLWLTVYGVAAVILAQAFQSFLAVQLP, encoded by the coding sequence ATGACTGAGCACCCGATGCGCGCATTCGATTGTTCACCGGGATTGCGCCTGTCCGCCCATGAGCGGGTCGCCCAGATCCAGAACGACGCCGTGAACCGCCGCCTCGACCGGATCGAACAGATGATGGAGCGGCTGGAGAAGCGCCTCTGGCTCACGGTTTACGGCGTCGCGGCCGTCATCCTGGCGCAGGCCTTCCAATCCTTCCTGGCGGTGCAATTGCCTTAA
- a CDS encoding phage portal protein — MVFDLLRRKTPDPQKPGPNNPGLEQKASQTARVVSWHGSGRIAWSPRDTVSLTRSGFAGNPVTHRVIRLIAEAAAAVPLVLQDSRQRYDSHPWLALLARPNPAQTQAELLEALYGHLLLSGNAYIEMVTAEDATPAELHVLRSDRMNVVPGPDGWPAGFDYVAGGRKHRFTNEPGSSPVCHIKSFHPQDDHYGLSALQSAAMAIDVHNAASRWSKALLDNAARPSGALVWTGSDGQGQMSEDQFRHLSEEIQANFQGAQNAGRPLVLEGGLDWKPMGFSPSDMEFQQTKDTAAREIALAFGVPPMLIGIPGDATYANYQEANRAFYRLTVLPLVSKVSAALADWLAGWTGEELTLKPDLDQLPALAAEREAQWRRVASADFLTPAEKRQLLGLPAETPPPCRTEGGQREGGQDD; from the coding sequence ATGGTCTTTGACCTGCTGCGGCGCAAAACGCCGGACCCCCAGAAACCGGGCCCCAATAATCCTGGCCTGGAACAGAAGGCCAGCCAGACCGCCCGCGTGGTCTCCTGGCACGGTTCCGGGCGCATCGCCTGGAGCCCGCGCGACACCGTTTCCCTGACCCGCAGCGGCTTTGCCGGCAACCCGGTCACCCACCGGGTGATCCGCCTGATTGCCGAGGCCGCCGCCGCCGTTCCCCTGGTGCTGCAAGACAGCCGCCAGCGCTATGACAGCCACCCCTGGCTGGCGCTGCTGGCGCGTCCCAATCCGGCCCAGACCCAGGCCGAGCTGCTGGAGGCGCTCTATGGCCACCTGCTGCTGTCCGGCAACGCCTATATCGAAATGGTCACGGCGGAGGACGCCACCCCGGCAGAACTGCACGTGCTGCGCTCCGACCGGATGAACGTCGTGCCGGGGCCGGACGGCTGGCCTGCCGGGTTCGACTATGTGGCGGGCGGGCGCAAACACCGTTTCACCAACGAGCCGGGCAGTTCCCCGGTCTGCCATATCAAGAGCTTCCACCCGCAGGACGACCATTACGGCCTCTCGGCCCTGCAATCCGCGGCGATGGCGATCGACGTTCACAACGCCGCTTCCCGCTGGTCCAAGGCGCTGCTCGACAACGCGGCCCGCCCCTCCGGCGCGCTGGTCTGGACCGGATCTGACGGCCAGGGCCAGATGTCCGAAGATCAATTCCGCCACCTAAGTGAAGAGATACAAGCAAATTTCCAAGGCGCGCAGAATGCCGGCCGCCCGCTGGTGCTGGAGGGCGGGCTGGACTGGAAGCCAATGGGCTTCTCACCGTCGGACATGGAATTCCAGCAAACCAAGGACACCGCCGCCCGCGAGATTGCGCTGGCCTTCGGGGTGCCGCCGATGCTGATCGGCATCCCCGGCGATGCGACCTATGCTAACTACCAGGAGGCCAACCGCGCCTTCTACCGTCTGACCGTGCTGCCCTTGGTCTCCAAGGTCTCCGCCGCGCTGGCCGATTGGCTGGCGGGCTGGACCGGCGAGGAGCTGACCTTGAAACCCGACCTCGACCAGCTGCCCGCCCTGGCGGCCGAGCGCGAGGCGCAGTGGCGCCGCGTCGCGTCCGCGGATTTCCTCACACCCGCGGAAAAACGGCAACTGCTGGGGCTGCCCGCAGAAACCCCGCCCCCATGCCGCACTGAGGGCGGGCAGAGGGAGGGCGGACAGGATGACTGA
- a CDS encoding terminase large subunit domain-containing protein, which produces MDELDRKTLCALPHLFHIWALDHQRPPEGDWRAWVILGGRGAGKTRAGAEWVRSLAEGARPHDPGTARRIALVAETYDQVRDVMIHGDSGILACSPPDRRPKWKASERKLIWPNGAEAQAFSAHDPEALRGPQFDAAWADELAKWRKGQESWDMLQFALRLGQDPRVCVTTTPRNAPVLKRLLASPSTVQTHAATEANRANLAPSFLEEVRARYAGTRLGRQELDGVMLSDIQGALWTTAALVEAQVAEAPPLDRVVVAVDPAVSAGKGSDACGIVVAGAVTRGKPQDWQAYVLADCTVQGVGPLAWAQAVIAARDRFGAERVVAEVNQGGALVESVLRQADPLVPFRALHARKGKSARAEPVAALYEQGRVCHLPGLGELEDQMCQMTPQGYRGGGSPDRVDALVWALHELIIQPAANLRRPQVRVL; this is translated from the coding sequence TTGGATGAGCTGGACCGCAAAACCCTCTGCGCCTTGCCGCATCTGTTCCACATCTGGGCGCTGGACCACCAGCGCCCGCCGGAGGGGGACTGGCGCGCCTGGGTGATCCTGGGCGGCCGCGGCGCGGGCAAGACGCGGGCAGGGGCCGAATGGGTGCGCTCGCTGGCCGAAGGTGCGCGCCCGCATGATCCCGGCACTGCCCGGCGCATCGCGCTGGTGGCGGAAACCTATGACCAGGTGCGCGACGTGATGATCCACGGCGACAGCGGCATCCTGGCCTGCTCGCCGCCCGACCGGCGGCCCAAGTGGAAAGCCTCGGAGCGCAAGCTGATCTGGCCCAACGGGGCCGAGGCGCAGGCTTTCTCCGCCCATGACCCCGAGGCGCTGCGCGGCCCCCAGTTCGACGCCGCCTGGGCGGATGAGCTGGCCAAGTGGCGCAAGGGGCAGGAGAGCTGGGACATGCTGCAATTCGCGCTGCGGCTGGGCCAGGATCCCCGCGTCTGCGTCACCACCACCCCGCGCAACGCGCCGGTGCTGAAGCGGCTCCTGGCTTCACCCAGCACCGTGCAGACCCACGCCGCGACCGAAGCCAACCGCGCCAACCTCGCGCCGTCGTTTCTGGAGGAGGTGCGGGCGCGCTATGCGGGTACCCGCCTTGGCCGGCAGGAGCTGGACGGGGTGATGCTGTCGGACATCCAGGGCGCGCTCTGGACCACCGCGGCGCTGGTGGAGGCGCAGGTGGCCGAGGCGCCGCCTTTGGACCGGGTGGTGGTCGCCGTCGATCCGGCCGTCAGCGCAGGCAAGGGCTCCGACGCCTGCGGCATCGTGGTGGCGGGGGCCGTTACCCGGGGCAAGCCGCAGGACTGGCAGGCCTATGTGCTGGCCGATTGCACGGTGCAGGGGGTCGGTCCGCTGGCCTGGGCGCAGGCGGTGATCGCCGCCCGCGACCGGTTTGGCGCCGAACGGGTGGTGGCAGAGGTGAACCAGGGCGGCGCCCTGGTCGAATCCGTGCTGCGCCAGGCCGACCCGCTGGTGCCCTTCCGCGCCCTGCACGCGCGCAAGGGCAAATCCGCCCGCGCCGAGCCGGTGGCCGCCCTCTACGAACAGGGCCGGGTGTGCCACCTGCCGGGGCTGGGAGAGCTGGAGGACCAGATGTGCCAGATGACCCCGCAAGGCTACCGCGGCGGCGGCTCGCCCGACCGGGTGGATGCGCTGGTCTGGGCGCTGCATGAGCTGATCATCCAGCCCGCCGCAAACCTGCGCAGGCCGCAGGTCAGGGTGCTGTAA
- a CDS encoding DUF262 domain-containing protein — MVTEDEDQLETVEEQDEEPYVEFDISVAPSDPSLELLSTQISRGDIIVPFYQRKFVWKMEQSSRLIESFLMGLPVPQVFLYENDHGEMEVIDGQQRLMSVKYFMEGYFGEADDKGKRQVFRLKGLSERSEFNGKTFEDLPAKYQRKLRNSTLRAINIRQLAPSGGGESVFHIFERLNTGGTQLKPQEIRNAVYRGEIVGKLWKLNENSDWQGILGLRKPDKNQKDVELVLRLLSLYRNWESYEKPMLTHLNKFMKNNRDFSSKDAEDFSEEFTRVTKLVKNALEKPFRPRGVINSAVLEAVMITLLEDPSIDESRLKKGYKALLKNTDFLERITGGTTDTLMVQRRIEICKQTI, encoded by the coding sequence GTGGTCACAGAAGACGAGGATCAGCTCGAAACTGTCGAAGAACAAGATGAAGAACCCTATGTCGAGTTCGACATCTCAGTTGCACCCTCAGATCCGTCGCTTGAACTTCTTTCTACACAAATTTCGCGTGGCGATATTATCGTCCCCTTTTATCAGAGAAAATTTGTCTGGAAAATGGAGCAATCCTCAAGATTGATTGAGTCATTCTTGATGGGATTGCCTGTGCCTCAAGTTTTTTTGTACGAAAACGACCACGGAGAGATGGAAGTAATCGACGGCCAGCAGAGGCTGATGTCTGTCAAGTATTTCATGGAGGGCTACTTCGGCGAGGCCGATGATAAAGGAAAACGTCAAGTCTTTCGACTAAAGGGTCTCTCAGAGCGCTCGGAATTCAACGGAAAGACTTTTGAAGACCTCCCAGCTAAGTATCAAAGAAAGCTGAGGAACTCAACGCTGAGAGCAATCAATATTAGACAATTAGCACCCAGCGGTGGTGGAGAAAGCGTTTTTCATATTTTTGAGAGATTGAACACTGGCGGGACGCAACTCAAGCCTCAAGAGATCCGAAACGCTGTTTATCGCGGCGAAATTGTTGGCAAGCTTTGGAAACTCAACGAGAATTCCGACTGGCAAGGAATCCTCGGGTTGAGAAAACCTGATAAAAATCAGAAGGATGTCGAATTAGTTTTAAGGTTGCTATCATTGTATCGCAACTGGGAGTCTTATGAGAAACCAATGTTGACGCACCTTAATAAGTTCATGAAGAACAATAGAGATTTCTCGTCAAAAGACGCGGAAGACTTCTCCGAAGAATTCACCAGAGTAACAAAGCTAGTAAAAAACGCCCTGGAAAAGCCATTTAGACCACGCGGAGTCATCAACTCCGCTGTATTAGAGGCAGTAATGATCACTCTTCTGGAGGATCCATCTATTGATGAATCTCGCTTAAAAAAGGGTTACAAGGCACTCCTGAAAAATACAGATTTCTTAGAGAGAATTACTGGCGGCACGACTGACACTCTTATGGTTCAGCGCAGAATTGAAATCTGCAAACAAACAATATAA
- a CDS encoding HEPN domain-containing protein, with the protein MWPDDLYDHFSRIDKLVFEMDQFVPAENRGVTEFRADLAGMLVVTIAAMYETCVKSTMVSYAARHGREFEGFTERNFSKLSSKIGHNDLRRYARTFDHRICEKFDTILDRRRKLTVKLAGKNPIKQLDQILSWRHDFAHAGLRQTTIGEAIATHRLASVVILSYHNAFNGEV; encoded by the coding sequence ATGTGGCCTGATGATCTTTATGACCACTTCTCCAGGATAGACAAACTGGTTTTCGAGATGGACCAGTTTGTGCCTGCCGAGAACAGAGGGGTCACAGAATTCCGAGCAGATTTGGCTGGGATGCTTGTTGTTACTATCGCAGCGATGTATGAGACTTGCGTAAAATCTACAATGGTCTCCTATGCTGCAAGGCATGGACGTGAGTTTGAAGGGTTTACCGAAAGAAATTTTAGCAAACTTAGCAGTAAGATTGGTCACAATGACCTCAGGCGTTACGCTAGAACTTTCGACCATAGAATCTGCGAAAAATTCGACACAATACTGGATAGGCGCCGAAAATTAACCGTGAAACTTGCGGGCAAAAATCCCATAAAGCAACTTGACCAGATATTAAGCTGGCGTCACGATTTTGCCCACGCTGGGTTGCGGCAAACAACAATAGGTGAGGCTATTGCTACACACCGTTTAGCGAGTGTTGTTATCCTTTCCTATCACAATGCCTTTAATGGTGAGGTATAG
- the mltG gene encoding endolytic transglycosylase MltG: protein MWRSLASNMLTVLIAALFLLGGLILWGKSQYTAEGPLDTAICLRVDRGSNMARVSRDLEAQGAVTSGTIFRLGAKYSEKTGQLKAGSFLVEPGSSMERIVDEITHSGASTCGTEIVYRVGVTRTQTLVRELDPATSKFEDIADFVLGEDEVPAEYTETRKDADTRYRIALAEGVTSWQVVEALKAMDVLEGEPGERPAEGLLAPDSYEVTPGTQRAAVLAEMQERQQLRINAAWESRADDAAVKTPEEMLILASIIEKETGVASERGVVASVFTNRLNRGMRLQTDPTVIYGVTKGEGILGRGLRQSELRKATPWNTYVIEGLPPTPIANPGLASLEAAVNPESTDYVFFVADGTGGHAFAKTLDEHNRNVAKWREIEAQQQQNN, encoded by the coding sequence ATGTGGCGCAGCCTCGCCTCTAACATGCTGACGGTCCTGATCGCCGCCCTGTTCCTCTTGGGCGGCCTCATCCTGTGGGGCAAGTCGCAGTACACGGCCGAAGGCCCGCTGGACACCGCTATCTGCCTGCGGGTGGACCGCGGCTCCAACATGGCCCGCGTCAGCCGCGACCTGGAAGCGCAGGGCGCGGTCACCTCCGGCACCATCTTCCGCCTCGGCGCCAAATATAGCGAAAAAACCGGCCAGCTGAAGGCCGGCAGCTTCCTGGTTGAGCCGGGCAGCTCGATGGAGCGGATCGTTGACGAGATCACCCATTCCGGCGCCTCCACCTGCGGCACCGAGATCGTCTACCGCGTCGGCGTGACCCGCACCCAGACCCTGGTGCGCGAACTGGACCCGGCGACGAGCAAGTTCGAGGACATTGCCGATTTCGTCCTCGGCGAGGATGAGGTTCCGGCGGAATACACCGAGACCCGCAAGGACGCCGACACCCGCTACCGCATCGCGCTGGCCGAAGGCGTGACCAGCTGGCAGGTGGTCGAGGCGCTGAAGGCGATGGACGTGCTGGAGGGCGAGCCCGGCGAACGCCCGGCCGAGGGCCTCTTGGCGCCTGACAGCTACGAGGTCACCCCGGGCACCCAGCGTGCCGCCGTGCTGGCCGAGATGCAGGAGCGCCAGCAGCTGCGCATCAACGCCGCCTGGGAAAGCCGTGCGGACGACGCTGCCGTCAAGACGCCCGAGGAGATGCTGATCCTCGCCTCGATCATCGAAAAGGAAACCGGCGTCGCCTCCGAGCGCGGCGTGGTTGCCTCGGTCTTCACCAACCGCCTGAACCGCGGTATGCGCCTGCAGACGGACCCGACGGTGATCTACGGCGTCACCAAGGGTGAGGGCATCCTGGGCCGCGGCCTGCGCCAGAGCGAGCTGCGCAAGGCGACCCCCTGGAACACCTATGTGATCGAGGGCCTGCCGCCCACGCCCATCGCCAACCCCGGCCTTGCCAGCCTGGAGGCCGCGGTGAACCCGGAGAGCACGGACTACGTGTTCTTCGTCGCCGACGGCACCGGCGGCCATGCGTTTGCCAAGACGCTGGACGAGCACAACAGGAACGTGGCCAAATGGCGCGAGATCGAGGCTCAGCAGCAGCAGAACAACTGA
- the fabF gene encoding beta-ketoacyl-ACP synthase II: MRRVVVTGLGLVTPLASGVEESWTRLLDGQSGAGPITLFDAEASGVATTYACEVPRGDGSGGTFNPDDWVAKKDQKKIDDFILYGIAAADMAVRDAGWTPEDEESRLRTGVMIGSGIGGLSSIADTAVMIKEKGPRRVSPFFIPGALINLISGQVSIRFGFKGPNHSVVTACSTGAHAIGDAARLIRSGDADVMIAGGAEAAICEIGIAGFNACKALSTKYAEDPKKASRPYDSDRDGFVMGEGAGIVVLEDYEHAKARGAKIYAEVLGYGLSGDAYHITAPSEDGEGGERSMRAALKNAGLEPSAIDYINAHGTSTMADTIELGAVERLLGNHAANVTMSSTKSATGHLLGAAGAIEAIFSILAIRDQVAPPTINLDNPAVETPVDLAPNAKREREIKVALSNSFGFGGTNASVIFGKPD; the protein is encoded by the coding sequence ATGCGTCGAGTAGTTGTCACCGGACTGGGCCTGGTTACCCCTCTGGCCAGCGGAGTCGAGGAAAGCTGGACCCGGTTGCTGGACGGCCAATCGGGCGCGGGCCCCATCACCCTGTTCGATGCCGAGGCAAGCGGCGTTGCCACCACCTATGCCTGCGAGGTTCCGCGCGGCGACGGCAGCGGCGGCACGTTCAACCCGGACGACTGGGTTGCCAAGAAAGACCAGAAGAAGATTGATGACTTCATCCTCTATGGCATCGCTGCCGCCGACATGGCCGTGCGCGACGCCGGCTGGACGCCCGAGGACGAGGAAAGCCGCCTGCGCACCGGCGTGATGATCGGTTCCGGCATCGGCGGCCTCAGCTCGATTGCCGACACCGCCGTGATGATCAAGGAAAAAGGCCCCCGCCGGGTGTCGCCGTTCTTCATCCCCGGCGCGCTGATCAACCTGATCTCCGGCCAGGTCTCCATCCGTTTCGGCTTCAAGGGCCCGAACCACTCCGTCGTGACCGCCTGTTCGACCGGCGCCCATGCCATCGGCGACGCGGCCCGGCTGATCAGATCCGGCGATGCCGACGTGATGATCGCGGGCGGCGCCGAGGCGGCGATCTGCGAGATCGGCATCGCGGGCTTCAACGCCTGCAAGGCGCTCTCGACCAAATACGCCGAGGACCCCAAGAAAGCCTCGCGCCCCTATGACAGCGACCGCGACGGCTTTGTGATGGGCGAGGGCGCCGGCATCGTGGTGCTGGAAGACTACGAGCACGCCAAGGCGCGCGGCGCCAAGATCTATGCCGAGGTGCTGGGCTATGGCCTGTCGGGCGACGCCTACCACATCACCGCGCCCTCCGAGGATGGCGAGGGCGGCGAACGCTCGATGCGCGCAGCCCTGAAGAACGCGGGCCTGGAGCCGTCGGCCATCGACTATATCAACGCCCACGGCACCTCGACCATGGCCGACACCATCGAACTGGGCGCAGTGGAACGCCTGCTGGGCAACCACGCCGCCAATGTCACCATGTCCTCGACCAAATCCGCCACCGGCCACCTGCTGGGCGCGGCCGGCGCGATCGAGGCGATCTTCTCGATCCTGGCGATCCGCGACCAGGTGGCGCCGCCGACCATCAACCTCGACAACCCCGCCGTGGAAACCCCGGTCGACCTGGCCCCCAACGCCAAGCGCGAGCGCGAGATCAAGGTGGCGCTGTCGAACTCCTTCGGCTTTGGCGGCACCAACGCCTCGGTGATCTTCGGGAAACCTGACTGA
- a CDS encoding PilZ domain-containing protein, with the protein MRQWLSIAATLLVIGLLPGQASAGCAVHRDLSDLHRATKGFLSYLSTGEGGYSVQHLRSWISTNPPAPLRQRMRAVGIQSVEPGAMELLKRQTVLLQILDTQGRAAALESARQMDIRELAADFGARVEALPCDQVKDDGDGSKLVAVNAADARQRQQIINAAIAWVSFLVLGGSVLYFLDRIGIRRIRRTKRYPCSVPCVLQAGGRTVPAHLVDLSRAGAKVRPDAPCEIPARVTLTFGGYTLDASVRWQTADYFGVKFSRDFNFLQLHRLLEAFPMEDTDGPPRAARMPPGLGI; encoded by the coding sequence ATGCGCCAATGGCTTTCCATAGCTGCAACCCTGCTGGTGATCGGCCTGCTGCCCGGGCAGGCAAGCGCCGGCTGTGCCGTCCACCGCGATCTGTCTGATCTGCACCGGGCCACCAAAGGGTTTTTGTCCTATCTCAGCACCGGCGAGGGCGGTTACAGCGTGCAGCATCTGCGCAGCTGGATCAGCACAAATCCGCCGGCGCCGCTGCGGCAGCGGATGCGGGCGGTGGGGATCCAGTCCGTTGAGCCCGGCGCGATGGAGCTGCTGAAACGGCAGACGGTGCTGCTGCAGATTCTCGACACCCAGGGCCGCGCCGCGGCGCTGGAAAGCGCCCGCCAAATGGACATCAGGGAGCTGGCGGCGGACTTCGGCGCCCGGGTTGAGGCCCTGCCCTGCGACCAGGTCAAGGACGACGGGGACGGCAGCAAGCTGGTAGCGGTCAATGCGGCGGACGCGCGCCAGCGCCAGCAGATCATCAACGCCGCGATTGCCTGGGTGTCCTTCCTGGTGCTGGGCGGCAGCGTTCTGTACTTCCTGGACCGTATCGGCATCCGCAGGATCCGCCGCACCAAACGCTACCCCTGCTCGGTGCCTTGCGTGCTGCAGGCGGGCGGCCGCACGGTGCCGGCCCATCTGGTCGACCTCAGCCGGGCCGGTGCCAAGGTGCGCCCCGACGCCCCGTGCGAGATCCCGGCCCGGGTGACCCTCACCTTCGGCGGCTATACCCTGGACGCCAGCGTGCGGTGGCAGACGGCGGATTATTTCGGCGTGAAGTTCTCCCGGGACTTCAATTTCCTGCAGTTGCACCGCCTGCTGGAAGCCTTCCCGATGGAAGACACGGACGGGCCGCCGCGGGCGGCGCGGATGCCGCCCGGCCTCGGCATTTAG
- a CDS encoding PilZ domain-containing protein translates to MVSKSLVFSAAAALALAAGSPAAAAAPTSSRATCMLLSDLVLMQYQMRKFHDMLKSGSGSGTGEARRLRHWLDGHPQVELRIRMRRAGLQNFERATLDLMTRHKGLLEIHRRHGPAKALAEAERLGTDARLQTYAARILPLPCNFAPSEDTPGAAMSGLGRLKDLPQEAAIAGSLLTLILGAAAAGLMQRLARRRLRLSRRHPCALPCLLDCGGHRFEARIVDISRLGAKVRVGLEDGQPVPLIRGDVTAAVAGLPPIEAQTSRQDHDYVGIKFSRRLARAELKKLLNRNAAQTAEPLTAASPA, encoded by the coding sequence ATGGTATCCAAGTCTCTCGTGTTTTCAGCCGCCGCCGCTCTCGCGCTTGCGGCGGGCAGCCCTGCCGCCGCCGCGGCCCCCACCTCGTCCCGTGCAACATGCATGCTGCTGTCGGACCTCGTGCTGATGCAGTACCAGATGCGCAAATTCCATGACATGCTGAAATCCGGCAGCGGCAGCGGCACCGGCGAGGCGCGCCGGCTGCGCCACTGGCTGGACGGCCACCCGCAGGTGGAGCTGCGCATCCGGATGCGCCGGGCCGGGCTGCAAAATTTTGAGCGCGCCACGCTGGATCTGATGACCCGCCACAAGGGTCTGCTGGAAATCCACCGCAGGCACGGCCCCGCCAAAGCGCTCGCGGAGGCAGAGCGCCTTGGCACAGATGCGCGGCTGCAAACCTACGCCGCGCGCATCCTGCCCCTGCCCTGCAACTTCGCGCCCTCCGAGGACACGCCCGGCGCGGCGATGAGCGGTCTTGGCAGGCTGAAAGATCTGCCGCAGGAGGCGGCCATCGCCGGATCGCTGCTGACCCTGATTCTCGGCGCGGCAGCCGCGGGCCTGATGCAGCGCCTGGCACGGCGGCGCCTGCGGCTGTCCCGCCGCCACCCTTGCGCGCTGCCCTGCCTCCTGGACTGCGGCGGGCACCGCTTTGAAGCGCGGATTGTGGACATCAGCCGGCTGGGCGCCAAGGTGCGCGTCGGGCTGGAGGACGGCCAGCCTGTTCCGCTCATCCGGGGGGATGTGACGGCCGCTGTGGCCGGCCTGCCGCCGATCGAGGCCCAGACCTCCAGGCAGGACCACGACTATGTCGGGATCAAATTCAGCAGGCGGCTGGCCCGGGCGGAGCTGAAAAAGCTTCTGAACCGCAATGCGGCGCAGACCGCTGAGCCGCTGACGGCGGCCAGCCCGGCCTGA
- a CDS encoding HisA/HisF-related TIM barrel protein → MMIYPTMEIQNGRCVSLEKGRLDEPQIWHVDPVETAKGFAAAGAEWMHLTDFSAIEGDHSNEALVTRIIRGAGIPVQLGGGMRSREQVEKWIDKGAGRIVIGTLAARDPHLVRELAEHHPDQIVLAVDIWQGQVMTDGWRKSGAFTPEAYLEAFKDTPFAGIIITDIDSDVADTEAQMGLISHLASTVKLPVIANGVVRNSDDISRLKYIHNIAGALVGRALFRKTLSVEEALAVARPEPEPVAEFQ, encoded by the coding sequence ATGATGATTTACCCCACGATGGAGATTCAGAACGGCCGCTGTGTGAGCCTCGAAAAAGGCCGCCTCGACGAGCCGCAGATCTGGCACGTGGATCCGGTGGAAACCGCCAAGGGGTTTGCCGCCGCAGGCGCGGAGTGGATGCATCTGACCGACTTCAGCGCCATTGAGGGCGACCACAGCAACGAGGCGCTGGTCACCCGCATCATCCGCGGCGCCGGTATTCCTGTTCAGCTGGGCGGCGGCATGCGCTCGCGCGAGCAGGTCGAGAAGTGGATCGACAAGGGCGCAGGGCGGATCGTGATCGGCACCCTGGCGGCGCGCGACCCGCATCTGGTGCGTGAACTGGCGGAACACCACCCGGACCAGATCGTGCTGGCGGTCGATATCTGGCAGGGCCAGGTGATGACCGACGGCTGGCGCAAATCCGGCGCCTTCACCCCCGAGGCCTATCTGGAGGCCTTTAAGGACACGCCGTTTGCCGGCATCATCATCACCGACATCGACTCCGACGTCGCCGATACCGAGGCGCAGATGGGGCTGATTTCGCATCTGGCGTCCACCGTGAAACTGCCGGTGATTGCCAATGGCGTGGTACGCAATTCGGATGATATTTCACGGCTGAAGTACATCCACAACATCGCCGGCGCTCTGGTGGGCCGGGCGCTGTTCCGCAAGACGCTGTCGGTCGAGGAAGCGCTGGCCGTGGCCCGGCCGGAACCGGAACCGGTGGCGGAATTCCAGTAA
- a CDS encoding acyl carrier protein, giving the protein MSDVADRVKKIVVEHLGVEEDKVTENASFIDDLGADSLDTVELVMAFEEEFGIEIPDDAAETIQTFGDAVKFISEAS; this is encoded by the coding sequence ATGAGCGACGTCGCAGATCGCGTTAAAAAGATCGTTGTTGAGCACCTGGGTGTTGAAGAGGACAAGGTCACTGAAAACGCCTCCTTCATCGACGATCTGGGCGCAGACAGCCTGGACACCGTGGAACTGGTGATGGCGTTTGAAGAAGAGTTCGGCATCGAGATCCCGGACGACGCAGCCGAAACCATCCAGACCTTCGGCGACGCGGTCAAGTTCATCTCCGAAGCGTCCTAA